The DNA window TACATGTACTTGTAACACATGTAATGTGTAAATGATGTAAAGACGCTTAAACACATATCTCCTTTCAATTTAATGTCAATTAGTGCGATTTTATGGCGATCTGCATATTATAGTCCAGTTATGGGTACGCTGGATGTGTAAGGGGTGGGGTAGGATGggggttttgttttatttaaagattaaagaGGTGTCTAAATAgtcaacaaacagacaaaaagtaCCTAAcgcatactttttttttctttttctttttttcttaatacgtGGAATCGTTTTGGAAGATTAAATTGCTGGAGTCAAATTGACCCCCAAGGATAAAAATTGTTAGTAACATTGAAggtaatattaatatttcagttcaTTGTTATATTTCCGTATTAACGTAACGTAACGTTACGTATGTGCTAGCTACCTGCATGCATTTTAATTACAAACCCCAAGTACAAGTCTAAGTGTAACCCGATAATGTTagatatatttatgttttttgaacGTAGGTCAGTACAGTACCACTAAATCTACCAAAACCaagcagtaaaaagaaaatgaacgcTGACTGACTGTTACCAGCTAAACTATTAAACATGGAAGCCACACGGCTAGCTTACTGAgctaacaaaaacaacaagcaacTGCATCAGATACTCACGTCAACGAGCTGTTTTTCCTCGAGGAGTTTCCTCTTCCTTGCGATTTCAGCTTTAATTATATCCATTTTAGAAGAATGGCATCAGGGTGCTGCTAGGCTGTCGTTACAAATAACCAAACATGAGGTTTGAACTGTGACTACAACGGTACCAACGAAAAACTGAACCCGGAAGACGAACGAAAATGCCAGAACATGGAATTTCAGCATAAGAGTCCTCAGTCGTGTACTTTTTGCTGTTGgttgtttcaaaataaaaaatatttatcctaatatacagtatgtttaaaGGATACTATTTTCTTACTGGCTTTAAATAGATATCAACTCCATGACCTTGCACTcggacaagacaaaaaaaaaaaaataaataaataaatatatggtgTTAACCTTAAGAGGTATTTATGAGACATTtgagtttttaaaatattatattaggtaactttcacaataaaaataaacgcgcaatggcatcaaaaaaaaaaaaaaaacttaaaatatgtTTCCATTATAGCCATGCGGTCAAACTGATGTCAtggataaaatttaaaaagagattTTGCCTTGTACAAATGAAGTTTTGTTTACTCAGTGTCTATAACAGTCTACATAACTGTGTCAGtggatttttgatttttgtgaTTTGCTCTCGCTCCAAGAACAAGGTATGAAAAGGTCTGATGTGACTTTCTTAATTCTGTAAATTCCACTTTTAACCTGGGAATGAAGGGAAACTATGGAAACGGAAACATAAGTCATCATAAAAACAAGATCTATACAGCCTTACGCTCTTTCACATAGATACATGTTTATGAAGCTAATGTATATAGTCTGAGCCACAGCAATATTTTGTTGTAGCCTAATTCACAACACCTCAACGGTGACTTATAGTTTTTTTTGACACTCTTAGACACTGacgcttaaaaaataaataataataataaataaactaaaaatcagcagttttaaataaagtaagCCTGAGGCACTAATAACCATATTCGTCTGATAATGTTTTCAGAAGCTAGAAAAGAAAGTTTATGTTTGCTGCCTTAATAAAGGCTTCATCACTGATTTTGCACTGTCTGGACAGTACAGTGGCAAATGTCTGACTCGACCTTTTAGATGAGAACATACCATCAGGTGGCGCAAAGGggatttttaatattaaagtcattaatttatttacatggcGAAAGGGAACAAGGCGCATCAGGTTGCGAATGGGAAGTGGATCACACAGTGGCATTTATCTGGTCCAATTAAGCTTAGCGCGGCGAAAATGTGCCGATCCCAGGATCTGTAGCGCAGCCTGAGGGGaaatttaactgattaataagGCAGACGGACAGTGATTCCGCGAGTGTGTCCTAGTCACTGATTCCGTCTCTCTGAAGAGCATTGTTCGACTGCGCGACTTACTGGATATTCCGCCTGAAGATGGAGTTTggggaaaggaagaggagaaggaagtcGCAGAGCTTTAAACTGGTCACGGATGAAGGTAGGTTGCTGAATGAATGCAACACCGTGCAAGACGCGCGTCTGTGTCTGGCTGTTTGTCTGGCGCTGTGTGCCAGCAGAGACGACTCTGAAAACAAAAGCCATGGCCACCACAATTACCAGTCTGAGCCTTGATTTTACCCAGCAGCTAACTCTGATTATTCTCCTCTTGCACGAAAACGCAATACATCAGTATCAGCATCCCGATTAGATTTGCAATAATTAAGTAGGCAAATAGtccaaaatgtgaaaatatgttgCGCACTCTGACAGTGTAAAATGCAGCTTAATAGGATCACTTTTCACTGAAGCTGGGAGCTTCAGACCTCCTCTCTTGACTATGCTACTTCATACCACCTACAGGTGGTGGTTTCTTCATGGGATGGGAGGGGGTGTTCTGCTTTGGTTGACATCACAGCTCATCAGCCTGCACAAGCCCCTAGATTAAGAGGCCCTAAcgtcacacacatttttgtattttttaagagCTGCAAACGAACCTTTCTGTGTTTCTCACAGATTCCGAACCTTCGTGTATAGTGAACTCCAGATCCAAAGATGCCAATGGTGAACCTAAAGATGCTGCTGTGCCTGATGGTATACGCCACTCAAAGcgttcatttgttttatatatctgtctgtctatagAATACATTTTACCCATATGCTTTTCTCTCCATGCAGCTTGGCTTGAGGATGAGGGCATGGAGATCAAAAGGCAAATCACTGGAATGATGAGGCTACTAAGCGATAAAACTGGCAGGGTGTACCAGCGCGCTGGAACAGAGCAGGACAGCTCAATAAAGGAGCCCGAGGATAGGCATCTGAGCTGGGTACATCAGCCTGCACTTTTATCCCATGTGTCAGAGGACCACCAAAGTAACAACTGGAACTCTGCACGTGACCCGGGGCCTTCACCTTCATCCATGTCCCCCTCCATCCCCAACGGCCCGGGCTGTGGCCAGTACAGCACCCGCTCCAGAGCCCTCCGGATCCTCAACAACACAAAGGATTTGGTAAAAGTGAACGAAGCTAACGGTAGGGGGCCAGTGCGTGTccgaagaggagaaaaaaaacacaacctatGTCGACCATTTCACACTGTGATACAATAAGCCAGCTGTTTGTCACTAATCTTTTATATGTTACCGGCACCAAAAACACTTCTGCAAAAGATACACTCACTCATTGATTATCCGTGCATCTCAAGATGCATTCCAGGAATTTAGACTTTTAGTTTCCAAGATACAACCAGGAGAACACAAAAGAGACTAAATAAAGGGAgacaaaatacagaaatgaaaaataattagtGCTTAGCTGAGAACATGCAAGCAAAGGTATTTGGGAGGCAGATACTCAGAGATGTTGGAGcataacacaaacactcatgcgcacaaatacatttttgttctgatttATGTTGCGTTAAATAAAATCGCACCCGTGCGAGTACGCACGTCTGAGTGAATGATCACTAACCATTGACCTCCTGCAGACGAAATCCCTCCTGAGGTGCAAGAAACCCCCTGCTGCATGTGTAACTGTAAGGGCACGTTGCAGGCTATTCTGCAGGAGCTGCGTTCGATGAGGAGGCTGATGCAGACTCAAAAAGGTCAGTAAATGCATCCAAATACATTGGGAAACACACcaagagattttctttttttaaaaagagtttttgtcttcttctagCATCCCTGGAAAGGCAGGAACAGACAACGTCCCCATGTCAGCCTCGTCTTGGTCCAGGTCCCACTCCTCGTCGCAGGCCCCGCAAGAGGAGGCCAATCTATAAAGCGGCTCCACTGACTGTATTCAGTACTAGGAAAGCTGCTCTTACGCCTCTGCAGGCGTCACAACTTAAAACTGCATCTGCAGAATCTGGAACAGCAAAGGAATGTGAAAAACAGGACGCATCAGCCAACATTCATCCCGTCGCTTCTGGTGTTTCTGTGCTGCCCCCTCAGAATGATCCAGTAACggccaacaacacacacaatccGGCACCGCGATGTTATCCTCCGCAGCTAAGGGAGCCACAGGCATTAGAGGTAATCTGCATGTTAGTGCATCTGTGTAGCAGCATGTGTCCGTGTATCTACCGACTGGTAGGTCAAATATGTAATTTGTGTTTCCTACACTCACTCTCACAGAAACTGGTGTTATGAGTTTGAACTTTATTATGAAGTGATaagtttatttagttatttaaataaatctgattaTTTGCAGACAATAACTAATCTGTAAgtttcattcaaataaataatgttagCTTCCTGATTTGCATAGAGCAACagaacattatttttatttacaaggCAAACTGTTTTGTAAATCACCCTATTTatgagatttaaaatatattagatTTACATACTTAAATTAAAGCTCAAACAACATGTTTGCTTTCTAACGGGAGTCTTTGTGTCACCTggtgtgatgttgtgttttgtgcaacCATTCTGATGACAGTGCTTTGTGTGCTCTCTCGTTCTAACTGAATTTATGTTGTGTTTCACATTGCTTAATAATTAACACGCTGTCTGTACTGTCTGATCCCTTCACAGTCTGAGGTGTGTCTTGCAGAAGGTtatgatgtgtttatttcaaaggcCCAGCTCGATTCCATTCTGGTCAACTATACCCGCTCTGGCAGCCTGCTGTTCCGCAAACTGGTGcgtattatttataataagaaAATGCAAGTCATCACACTAATTTGTCAGTTTAATGGCATGTTTTAATGTGCCACCACTTTGTAAATGTGCTGTTTGGTGAAGAACTGTgctctgtgttcaggtgtgtgcCTTCTTCGATGATGCCACCCTGGCTAACTCCTTGCCTAATGGCAAAAGGAAGAGAGGTCTCAATGATAACCGTAAGGGCTTGGACCAGAACATTGTGGGTGCTATTAAAGGTAAGGGAGAGAAAGATATAGATGCCCTTTGCAAGGAAAcgttaagtgtgtgtgttgtatatcTAGTTGTTAAAATGATGACGTTTCGTGTGTCATTCGTGGCTTCTTCATTTCTCACCAGTCAGTTAAAACTCAAAATGACAGGTGAAACTCAAGCAAGTCTAGTTACCTCCATTTTAGCATGCAGGTAAACCAAGACCCGGACgactgagaaacttcacagatgTGTGAATTGTGTCTAGTGTTTACAGAGAAGTACTGCACTGAACACAGGATAGAGAAGCTGCCTGGGCCACGAGACTGGGTGCAGATCCTACAAGATCAGATCAAACTTGCCAGGAGGAGGCTGAAAAGAGGTCTTTCTTTTACATAAatgatatatactgtatatttattcatattgtattttatctATTAGTCTGGAGTCAGTTTAAACTGTTTTAGTCAAAAGTCAAGGATAACGGCTTCTGTGAATCTGTCTGGTAAAACTCCTCCTTCTTATTTTGGCTCCCCAGATGCTGCAGAAGCAGAAGACGTCTCCTATGGACCTTCCACAAGTAATAACTTAAATTATTCTTAAAAAGCCTCACACATACACGCAGGTAATACACACACTCTGCAGGGCATCTCTTCAGTTGTctgcttttcctgttttttatcTGCACCTTTCCCCTCACATCAGTATTCCATCGTACAACATCTTTCTATCAGTCCCCCCCTGAGCACACAACGGCTTTACCGCCACCTCCACTTCATTGTcagagctcacacacacaaactggtgTTGCTGCCTCGCTCATTGGCTCACAGGCCTTTGTCATGCCGTcacagtgacatttgacattttcacGCAGCTTCCCAAAATGTCAGCTAATTATCTTCTCACCATGCACCGCATCCACTCTTTCACCTCTATATTTCAACCTAGCTGTCACAACGGTATTTCTTTATCCGTTGCGCGAGCTCGCACAAATTTGTTTCGTTTTGGTAACATATTGCGCTTTAACAGCATTTTCCGCCTTCTTTTACAGGCTGTGATTATAACACACCTGCGAGTGTGGAACAGACAGTGGGGAACGTGACTGGTTGATTCAGCGGCTGCTACAATCGTCCTGCTGCAGATGATTTGTCTTCATTATTTCTCCTGATGCATTTTGCAGCTGTTAACTTCTATGAGCCATGGATGAAAAGGGAAATGACAATAGGACCAAATGTATAATGTTACCCTCTTCTGTCTCTGGCACTCATATGTCATACACTGTATATCTGTGGTTCTTTAGGCTTTTCATTGGGTACACATTAAAACACCGCAATCGGGGGATTAGTACTGAACtatttggttaaaaataaagaagcttCACATTGTAGGCAGGGGTGTTAAAGGATGCTTGCCTAGTTTCCATGTCATTTCTAGGAGAGGTCACAAGTCTCAAATGAGACAAAGTACTGTAAAAGTATAGCATTCATATATTTTGCAGAAATTACGTCTTACAGGAAGCTGTCAATTGTAGATTGTGCCTTTTAAGTGACCCGTACTTCAGTGGGTGTAATGTGCAGTGCAGCATCCACTTCATTTCTTAACATTATATCTCACTATGTGATGTATTTTTGGCAAATGTTGCCAATAAAAAATAAGGGATATACTACATctagctaaaaaataaaaaaataaaaaaagaattctatgaatataattttttattatttgaatctTTAGGCTATGCATAATAATGCTAATATCAATATTGTGATGgagtaattatttttgttcatttctgctTATTGTGCATATGAAATTGATTGTTGTCTCCaccattaaatattttttcttcacaattttgtttttgtgttttttaatacgCTTTCCAATATTattaacaaaagaaatgagATCAATATTGGCTACATGTTGTTAATTTTCTACGTTAAACATTAAGTCCTAATGACAACAAACAGTTTAATGTAATACAGAAACCTAACCTAAATATTGGTTAGATAATAAcaattataatttatatttagaaAATCTCAGTCTTTGTAAAGTACCTTCACTTCCAGCCAAGCAAAGCAATgttatgttgttgtatttccaGTTGGAGGGAAAACAGTAAATTAAAGGTACACTCCATTGTAGAGATTTTGTTGCCAGACTTTTCAGCCTATTAAAGGGGATGTCGAAGCCGCCACTGTGCAGACAAAGGACCCTTTGAGATCTGGTAAGATTCCTCTTAGCATTAAAAATCATATATTGCTCTATGGCGGTCAAACCGGATTTAATAcgcattttaattaaactataTATAAGTATATGAAATAACTCAAATATATTGTGGCCTAGTCCAAAGTTAAAAAACTTATACGTGTCAATTTTCGACAGGCTTTCTCCGAGGACGCTCGATTCTTGCCCCGTTGCATTCTGGTGTCGTCCCCGCTCTTCTGTCGGGATCCACCGCTAACGTGAAACTGGTAAGGATAAACTGGACAGAGCAATTAAAGGGGAAATGTTGCAAGAATATAACTCCGTTTTGGCCCTAAAATCGCATCTGGGGCAATTGTAAACACTTCTATTGCACCATATCATTACAAACTTTTCACAAGTTGCACGTTGAGCGTTGTTTTATTCATACTAACTCTGATGTTGCACACATCGCATGGCGAGGGACAGGAAAGGGTTAATTTTTTCCGCCGCCGACATTTTTGTTCGGCGCTTTACCGCAACTTTTTAACTTACATGTGCAACGAGCTGGCGCTGTAATTCACAACTATGCGTCATATTTTTGTCATAATGTGCACAcggtgtgttttaatgtgtcacgGGTCGCTACCTATCGGCTATCGGCTCTTTGTTTTACATAGCCGCTTATGCTCATCCCCTCATGCATTGATCAGCGTTTGCTAGCAAGAGCTAGCACGAAACCGAAAACTGCacttaaagcaaaacaaacagacctgTGTCTACCACTATGGGCATATATGTCTCAACATTATGCT is part of the Mugil cephalus isolate CIBA_MC_2020 chromosome 10, CIBA_Mcephalus_1.1, whole genome shotgun sequence genome and encodes:
- the bend7 gene encoding BEN domain-containing protein 7 isoform X2, with translation MEFGERKRRRKSQSFKLVTDEDSEPSCIVNSRSKDANGEPKDAAVPDAWLEDEGMEIKRQITGMMRLLSDKTGRVYQRAGTEQDSSIKEPEDRHLSWVHQPALLSHVSEDHQSNNWNSARDPGPSPSSMSPSIPNGPGCGQYSTRSRALRILNNTKDLVKVNEANDEIPPEVQETPCCMCNCKGTLQAILQELRSMRRLMQTQKASLERQEQTTSPCQPRLGPGPTPRRRPRKRRPIYKAAPLTVFSTRKAALTPLQASQLKTASAESGTAKECEKQDASANIHPVASGVSVLPPQNDPVTANNTHNPAPRCYPPQLREPQALESEVCLAEGYDVFISKAQLDSILVNYTRSGSLLFRKLVCAFFDDATLANSLPNGKRKRGLNDNRKGLDQNIVGAIKVFTEKYCTEHRIEKLPGPRDWVQILQDQIKLARRRLKRDAAEAEDVSYGPSTSCDYNTPASVEQTVGNVTG
- the bend7 gene encoding BEN domain-containing protein 7 isoform X1; the encoded protein is MEFGERKRRRKSQSFKLVTDEDSEPSCIVNSRSKDANGEPKDAAVPDGIRHSKRSFVLYICLSIEYILPICFSLHAAWLEDEGMEIKRQITGMMRLLSDKTGRVYQRAGTEQDSSIKEPEDRHLSWVHQPALLSHVSEDHQSNNWNSARDPGPSPSSMSPSIPNGPGCGQYSTRSRALRILNNTKDLVKVNEANDEIPPEVQETPCCMCNCKGTLQAILQELRSMRRLMQTQKASLERQEQTTSPCQPRLGPGPTPRRRPRKRRPIYKAAPLTVFSTRKAALTPLQASQLKTASAESGTAKECEKQDASANIHPVASGVSVLPPQNDPVTANNTHNPAPRCYPPQLREPQALESEVCLAEGYDVFISKAQLDSILVNYTRSGSLLFRKLVCAFFDDATLANSLPNGKRKRGLNDNRKGLDQNIVGAIKVFTEKYCTEHRIEKLPGPRDWVQILQDQIKLARRRLKRDAAEAEDVSYGPSTSCDYNTPASVEQTVGNVTG